The Agarilytica rhodophyticola genome has a window encoding:
- a CDS encoding SDR family NAD(P)-dependent oxidoreductase, which produces MAKTILLTGATDGIGFETSKKLVREGHNVLLHGRNENKLEQTKNELAKLGSNSQLDTFCADLSEPKDVAKLALDIIGKYSSLDVLINNAGVFKIPNPVSHNGYDKRFLVNTIAPYILTNKLLPLFNSNSRVVNLSSAAQSRVNFEALAGDHHLTDNEAYAQSKLAITMWSFHMAKRVGDAGPIIVAINPASFLGSKMVKEAYGTAGKDLSIGAEVLTRAALHSDFADSSGKYFDNDIGSWASPHPDALDDARNKALIDAIDTIVSKFEISLV; this is translated from the coding sequence ATGGCAAAAACTATTTTACTTACAGGTGCCACTGATGGCATCGGTTTTGAAACGTCAAAAAAACTTGTACGCGAAGGCCATAACGTTCTTTTACACGGGCGCAATGAGAATAAGCTTGAGCAGACCAAAAATGAGCTAGCTAAATTAGGGAGCAATAGCCAGTTAGATACATTTTGCGCCGACTTGAGTGAGCCTAAGGATGTTGCAAAGCTTGCCTTAGATATCATCGGGAAGTACAGCAGTTTAGATGTTCTTATTAATAATGCTGGTGTATTTAAAATCCCGAATCCGGTTTCTCATAACGGCTACGATAAACGCTTTTTAGTAAATACTATCGCGCCTTATATTCTTACTAACAAGTTGTTGCCATTATTTAACAGTAATAGCCGGGTGGTCAACTTGTCTTCTGCCGCTCAATCACGAGTGAATTTCGAAGCGTTGGCTGGTGATCACCACTTAACAGACAACGAAGCCTATGCCCAAAGCAAACTCGCTATTACCATGTGGTCATTTCATATGGCTAAGAGGGTAGGGGACGCGGGGCCAATTATTGTCGCTATTAATCCTGCTTCTTTTTTAGGGAGCAAAATGGTTAAAGAAGCCTACGGTACTGCTGGTAAAGATTTAAGCATCGGTGCTGAAGTGTTGACCCGAGCAGCATTACACAGTGACTTTGCCGATAGCTCAGGTAAATATTTTGACAACGATATCGGCAGCTGGGCATCTCCACATCCCGATGCCTTAGATGACGCCAGAAACAAGGCGTTAATCGATGCGATTGACACAATCGTTAGTAAATTTGAGATTAGCTTAGTTTAA
- a CDS encoding enoyl-CoA hydratase/isomerase family protein: MKYEGFTTFTTQQADGILTVTFDFGTVNVQGQEMLADLNSLAMRLERDRDTKVVVFQSANPEIWVCHYDTELLKDMSDEAVSREEAKLLDLQAVCERISKVPQATIAKLEGFARGGGHELALALDMRFAARGKFKFMQMEVGMGILPCGGGASRMARQTGLGRALEIILSARDFDADEAEQMGTINKALEPDEIGEYVDTLAKRIAQFPAESINSCKQMVYESIDKPIEDALKAEAYWLYQATSKTPALKRFQTADEQGLEHDIENQRNWEEMVMQVQGIK, translated from the coding sequence ATGAAATACGAAGGATTTACTACCTTTACCACTCAGCAAGCGGACGGCATTCTGACGGTTACTTTTGACTTTGGTACGGTGAACGTACAAGGGCAAGAAATGTTAGCTGATCTCAATAGTCTGGCAATGCGATTAGAGCGTGACCGCGATACTAAAGTAGTTGTTTTCCAATCGGCAAATCCTGAAATATGGGTGTGCCATTACGATACAGAACTTTTAAAGGATATGTCCGATGAAGCTGTATCAAGAGAAGAAGCTAAGTTACTCGATCTCCAAGCAGTGTGCGAGAGAATTAGTAAGGTTCCGCAAGCGACAATTGCGAAGTTGGAAGGTTTTGCTCGTGGTGGTGGTCATGAACTTGCTCTAGCATTGGATATGCGCTTTGCTGCTCGTGGTAAATTCAAGTTCATGCAGATGGAAGTGGGTATGGGTATTTTGCCATGTGGCGGAGGTGCTTCGCGTATGGCAAGACAAACCGGTTTAGGAAGGGCACTTGAAATAATTTTAAGTGCGCGTGACTTCGATGCAGATGAAGCTGAGCAAATGGGAACAATCAATAAAGCGTTAGAGCCGGACGAAATTGGTGAATACGTGGATACTTTGGCAAAACGTATTGCTCAGTTCCCCGCCGAATCAATCAATTCATGTAAGCAAATGGTGTATGAGTCAATCGATAAACCTATCGAAGACGCTTTGAAAGCTGAAGCATACTGGTTATATCAAGCAACCAGTAAAACACCAGCGCTTAAGCGTTTCCAAACTGCCGATGAGCAAGGTCTTGAGCATGACATTGAGAATCAGCGTAACTGGGAAGAAATGGTTATGCAGGTGCAAGGAATAAAATAA
- a CDS encoding 2OG-Fe(II) oxygenase family protein → MVSLTELNKARNLELPTREDMLHRAPSVQQFWEKNNTLFVEAWKQWEQSAEQNLVTLDDSLLDARLREAILAAWENPTKELAVRDLWHEVSPDVYQCQFFDPERLTDLRSYLDSASDASIPLRPPYGIVLNRAGMMLDRRSPGYLAAPGFQSFYNSLMDKFVRPTARLLFPEITGYDTQTFGFSIRYQPSTDTSIQPHTDASSITLNINLNLPNEIFDGSAVDFLNSTNGEVNQFTFAPGVAVMHRGHIPHAARSITNGERTNMVLWLYGDRGQIAHNVKQTPSLSADKRWSVPSSPKDQFAPF, encoded by the coding sequence ATGGTATCTCTTACTGAGTTAAATAAAGCACGAAATTTAGAATTACCGACGCGAGAGGACATGTTGCATAGAGCCCCCTCTGTTCAACAATTCTGGGAAAAAAATAATACTCTTTTTGTTGAGGCATGGAAACAGTGGGAGCAGAGTGCTGAACAGAATCTTGTTACGCTTGATGACTCACTATTAGACGCAAGGTTAAGAGAGGCTATCTTGGCGGCTTGGGAGAACCCAACAAAAGAGTTAGCTGTCAGGGATTTATGGCATGAAGTATCGCCGGATGTTTATCAGTGTCAGTTCTTTGATCCTGAACGCTTAACAGACCTACGTAGCTATCTGGATAGTGCTTCAGACGCAAGTATACCTTTACGTCCACCTTACGGTATTGTTTTGAATCGAGCTGGAATGATGTTGGATAGACGCTCACCGGGCTACCTTGCAGCACCGGGTTTCCAGTCATTTTATAATAGCTTGATGGATAAATTTGTAAGGCCTACTGCGCGTTTACTGTTTCCAGAAATTACTGGCTACGATACACAAACCTTTGGCTTTTCTATTCGTTATCAGCCAAGTACAGATACCTCTATACAGCCTCACACCGATGCATCTTCTATTACACTTAATATTAATTTGAACTTACCAAATGAGATATTCGATGGCTCTGCCGTTGATTTTCTTAATTCGACAAATGGCGAGGTCAATCAGTTTACATTTGCCCCTGGTGTGGCTGTCATGCATCGAGGACATATTCCACATGCCGCACGCTCGATTACTAATGGTGAGCGCACAAATATGGTACTTTGGCTCTATGGCGATCGTGGTCAAATTGCACATAATGTTAAGCAGACTCCGAGCTTGTCTGCGGATAAACGCTGGTCAGTTCCCAGTTCTCCAAAGGATCAATTTGCACCGTTTTAA
- a CDS encoding YdcH family protein, whose protein sequence is MLGENHSLTHEFPEYIDKIKELLQSDVKFSEKMKVYDAIDEEIRSLELRDSPIGDDIMREKKHIRSVLKDELYRLLIKA, encoded by the coding sequence ATGTTAGGTGAAAATCATTCTCTTACTCATGAATTTCCAGAATATATTGATAAAATAAAAGAACTCTTACAGAGCGATGTAAAGTTTTCAGAAAAAATGAAGGTATATGACGCAATCGATGAAGAAATTCGCTCGCTAGAGCTACGAGATTCTCCTATTGGTGATGATATTATGCGTGAGAAAAAACATATCCGCTCTGTATTGAAAGATGAACTTTACAGGTTGTTAATAAAAGCCTAA
- a CDS encoding MBL fold metallo-hydrolase has translation MMKKIIQLIAIFCWCNFAMAYKHDGHKGFDIKVTDLGSGIFELRTDRSGNVAVLIGEDGVFMVDTQMEHLVELIDGAQKKLSDNRDVDLILNTHFHRDHVRGNAYFKKRGAIIMAHPNVRKYLENPGAIKALGRKAPSFTPEYYPTIDITEDASIKMNGQSIELYHTPNAHTNSDLFVVFKEANVIHGGDLVFAKRFPFIDIDNGGSVAGFIAGIRQIITVANSNTKIIAGHGPIVTIDDLEATITMLNETHEIIRKLTEKGLSLAAIKALDPLNGYTEKWDWAFITTERMVTTHYYDITGLLE, from the coding sequence ATGATGAAAAAAATAATTCAACTTATCGCTATTTTTTGTTGGTGTAATTTTGCCATGGCGTATAAGCATGATGGGCATAAAGGGTTTGATATTAAAGTAACTGATCTTGGGAGTGGTATTTTTGAATTAAGAACAGACCGTTCAGGCAACGTTGCCGTGTTAATCGGTGAAGATGGAGTTTTTATGGTTGATACACAAATGGAGCATTTAGTCGAACTTATTGATGGTGCTCAGAAAAAGCTATCGGACAATCGCGATGTCGACCTTATCCTCAATACGCATTTTCACCGAGATCATGTCAGAGGTAATGCGTACTTCAAGAAACGTGGAGCCATAATTATGGCGCACCCCAATGTCCGTAAATACCTAGAAAATCCTGGAGCGATCAAAGCATTGGGTCGCAAGGCTCCCTCATTTACACCGGAATATTACCCTACTATTGACATAACCGAAGACGCGTCAATAAAAATGAACGGCCAAAGTATCGAACTTTATCACACACCAAACGCTCATACTAATAGTGACCTCTTTGTGGTGTTCAAAGAAGCTAATGTCATACATGGCGGAGACCTTGTTTTTGCTAAGCGTTTCCCATTCATTGATATTGATAATGGTGGATCGGTAGCGGGTTTCATTGCTGGTATTAGGCAAATAATTACAGTCGCCAACTCAAATACTAAAATTATTGCGGGACATGGACCAATAGTGACTATTGATGACTTAGAAGCAACTATTACTATGTTGAATGAAACACACGAAATTATTAGAAAATTAACCGAGAAAGGTTTATCCCTAGCTGCTATAAAAGCGCTAGATCCATTGAATGGTTATACAGAAAAATGGGACTGGGCATTTATCACCACTGAGAGAATGGTAACGACACATTACTACGATATAACAGGACTGCTGGAATAG
- a CDS encoding alpha/beta fold hydrolase, producing MKEKINNDRRDILTKAAAVATVVATGGISNNINAQPQNIASNASKEESKHIPIPKQAPAKEGVLSLSGGAGLYYWDTGGEGPAVVLSHPGRGSALTWPYQQPVFAKAGFRTIAYSRRGYFGSPAGSKNDTGNYADDLNALVEHLKVDKFHILGLAAGGFAVSDYLVSYPEKLLSMTIVCSLFGLWDKNIDERLDFILPKSFSDLPPEFKELGPSYRWAHPEGVKEWLEMEKKSRGDGVRHGQKAKNSITWEKIRAAKVPTFFIAGGADLYQPPSMMRAAAREIPGSETLVVAEAGHAIQWEQPTLFNSVVMAFFKKHS from the coding sequence ATGAAAGAAAAAATAAATAACGACCGCAGAGATATACTAACAAAAGCGGCTGCAGTAGCCACTGTTGTTGCAACCGGCGGCATCTCAAATAACATAAATGCACAACCGCAAAACATTGCCTCCAATGCTAGTAAGGAGGAATCCAAACATATACCAATACCAAAGCAAGCTCCTGCCAAAGAAGGTGTTTTATCACTTTCAGGTGGTGCTGGCTTGTATTACTGGGATACAGGTGGTGAAGGTCCCGCAGTTGTGCTATCTCATCCTGGTAGGGGTAGCGCGTTAACTTGGCCATATCAACAACCAGTGTTTGCAAAAGCAGGATTTAGAACCATCGCATATTCAAGGCGAGGATATTTTGGCTCGCCAGCCGGTTCAAAAAATGATACCGGTAATTATGCTGACGACCTTAATGCCTTGGTTGAGCATTTAAAGGTGGACAAGTTCCACATTCTAGGTCTGGCAGCGGGAGGGTTTGCCGTCTCAGACTATCTGGTTTCCTATCCCGAAAAGCTACTAAGTATGACTATCGTCTGTAGCCTCTTTGGTCTATGGGATAAAAATATCGATGAACGACTAGATTTTATCCTTCCTAAAAGTTTTAGTGATTTACCCCCTGAATTTAAAGAACTGGGGCCTTCCTATCGATGGGCACATCCTGAAGGAGTAAAGGAATGGCTTGAAATGGAAAAAAAATCTAGAGGCGATGGCGTTAGGCATGGTCAAAAAGCGAAAAATAGTATCACTTGGGAGAAAATTCGAGCCGCTAAGGTGCCTACTTTCTTTATCGCCGGTGGAGCAGATCTGTATCAACCTCCCTCAATGATGCGAGCAGCGGCACGTGAAATACCGGGTAGTGAAACACTAGTGGTTGCAGAAGCTGGGCACGCTATCCAGTGGGAGCAACCTACTTTGTTTAATAGCGTGGTGATGGCGTTTTTCAAAAAGCATAGTTAA
- a CDS encoding serine hydrolase domain-containing protein — MKTDRINIKLYLIIFSLLLLTACGSHFIPDDNLPLEDKVDEYFNYLSNEKNFHGVVLISKDEKILINKGYGSASDEKQLSMKPETIMDIGSITKPFTSTAIMKLVEENALDTEQKIVDFFPNVPVDKQAITVHQLLTHTSGFPSDFADDLDTLTKEQALKKILSSELVAQPGEKYEYSNTGYAVLALIIEKVTDKSYHSYVRDNIFSKLNMDSSGFYGDNHLSKNLYYTGYMNTTKTDYTSINASYLYGGTLGNGGILSTTNDLLTWINAITDSFFSPTIKERIFTSAKDGYGYGWVANSTDYGKKFWHDGGGLGGNSYIAMYPEKQITIIIQSNRITYKTVFGIPLKVLIPADEAGKQIMENMMSNDFTKMPKKTFPGGRW, encoded by the coding sequence ATGAAAACAGATAGAATAAACATCAAATTGTATTTAATTATTTTCTCTCTTTTACTGCTAACTGCTTGCGGAAGTCATTTTATACCTGATGACAACTTACCACTTGAAGATAAAGTGGATGAATATTTTAATTATTTAAGCAACGAGAAAAATTTTCACGGAGTTGTTTTAATTTCTAAAGACGAGAAGATATTAATTAATAAGGGCTACGGAAGCGCCTCAGATGAAAAACAATTATCAATGAAACCCGAAACCATTATGGATATTGGGTCTATAACCAAGCCATTTACTTCAACGGCGATAATGAAATTAGTCGAGGAAAATGCGTTAGATACAGAACAAAAAATTGTCGATTTTTTCCCAAATGTTCCCGTGGACAAACAAGCTATTACTGTTCATCAATTACTGACACATACATCAGGATTTCCCTCTGACTTTGCAGATGACCTAGACACCCTAACCAAAGAACAAGCACTAAAAAAGATATTAAGTAGTGAACTTGTGGCTCAACCAGGAGAAAAATATGAATATTCGAATACAGGTTATGCTGTCTTAGCACTCATAATCGAGAAAGTTACCGATAAAAGTTATCACTCTTATGTGAGAGACAATATCTTTTCAAAGCTAAATATGGATTCATCGGGTTTTTATGGCGATAATCATTTATCAAAGAATTTATATTACACTGGGTATATGAATACTACTAAAACTGATTACACCTCTATTAATGCTTCTTACTTATATGGAGGCACCTTGGGTAATGGAGGCATATTATCTACAACAAATGACCTGCTAACATGGATAAATGCTATTACTGACAGTTTTTTCAGCCCAACGATTAAAGAAAGAATATTTACCAGTGCCAAAGATGGTTATGGCTATGGATGGGTGGCAAACTCTACAGATTACGGCAAAAAATTCTGGCATGATGGAGGGGGACTTGGGGGCAATTCTTATATAGCGATGTATCCCGAAAAACAAATTACAATAATCATTCAATCTAATCGAATTACTTACAAAACTGTGTTCGGTATTCCGTTGAAAGTGTTGATACCTGCTGACGAGGCAGGAAAACAAATAATGGAGAACATGATGAGTAATGACTTTACGAAAATGCCTAAGAAAACTTTCCCAGGCGGTAGATGGTAG
- a CDS encoding winged helix-turn-helix domain-containing protein, with protein sequence MRYRFNGYEFSGVHLTLSKNGKELEIRHTEARVLTMLLENRDAVLSKEQILSCVWQDKIVSDQVVFQNISILRRLFGSKAIKTFPKRGYQWKIHTEVIASNVQNETLKLRHQYSPDSPSNRLFRHTNVKSSYWPLVCVLTSVIFVVCTVFVQINYTQKVSNSAIKLAYIPFINLDEKSESSHKAIALEDSEGFDFTELKQLDAETFINAIEVVYPNLEPIHPFVLTGKIRTHENLTYLDFILKGPFSYWEGQISGQSKASVIAKLRSHLRNNVIYDLISNPHSKELKLAKLTLAHQNSPNDLIILLKLSAVYYKTGELDKSMAMTDKLIRVAKNQLNPLHVGRALLFQSKILRNKKLLDLSAQKLKLSIEYFEKIDDLEHQSQAWFNHALLRHEFSDYSTTRDSLLKAANLAYAVNNKLGEIEALTTLVALANYYNNEKEKYYYLELAENKMTNYHLPSYHFAKISYRYSTFAKVFSEKEPHLNHVLKLSEITPEHWIAQKSRRQLMEYYTSHKHLDKAQTLIDSIKVDNGNNSYLKALMAIAKKHEHEIEEYGQRSFEQAQLAGDRTLSLASAKLLCNQEINCDFYSQYINENTNVY encoded by the coding sequence ATGCGTTATCGATTTAATGGATATGAATTTAGTGGCGTACATCTAACGTTATCCAAAAATGGCAAAGAGCTAGAGATTCGCCACACTGAAGCACGAGTTTTAACTATGTTGCTCGAAAATCGAGATGCTGTTTTAAGTAAAGAGCAAATTCTCTCTTGTGTTTGGCAAGATAAAATAGTATCTGATCAGGTAGTTTTTCAAAATATCAGTATTCTACGTAGGTTATTTGGTTCTAAAGCGATCAAGACCTTCCCCAAGCGCGGTTACCAATGGAAAATCCACACTGAAGTAATTGCGTCTAACGTACAAAATGAAACTCTTAAACTGCGCCACCAATATTCGCCGGATTCACCTTCAAATAGACTTTTTAGACACACCAATGTGAAAAGTTCTTATTGGCCATTGGTGTGTGTATTGACTAGTGTAATTTTTGTGGTATGTACTGTTTTTGTACAAATTAATTACACGCAGAAGGTATCTAATTCTGCTATTAAGTTGGCTTACATACCTTTTATCAATCTAGACGAAAAGAGTGAGAGCAGCCATAAAGCCATTGCTCTTGAAGATAGTGAGGGCTTTGACTTTACTGAGTTAAAACAATTAGATGCTGAGACTTTTATCAATGCAATTGAGGTCGTTTACCCAAATCTGGAACCTATTCATCCTTTCGTATTAACAGGTAAAATCCGTACTCATGAAAATCTGACCTACTTAGACTTCATATTAAAGGGGCCGTTTTCTTATTGGGAAGGTCAAATTTCTGGACAATCAAAAGCATCAGTTATTGCAAAATTAAGGTCGCATTTAAGAAATAATGTTATTTATGATCTAATAAGCAACCCACACTCTAAGGAGCTTAAATTAGCAAAATTAACTCTTGCTCACCAAAACTCACCTAACGATCTCATTATCTTATTAAAGCTGAGCGCAGTTTATTATAAGACTGGCGAATTAGATAAATCGATGGCGATGACTGATAAGTTGATTCGCGTTGCAAAGAATCAACTAAATCCTCTACATGTAGGACGGGCTCTGCTTTTTCAAAGCAAAATACTTAGAAACAAGAAGTTATTAGATTTAAGTGCACAAAAGTTGAAATTATCAATTGAATATTTCGAAAAAATAGACGACTTAGAACACCAGTCTCAAGCTTGGTTCAATCATGCACTTCTTCGGCATGAATTCAGTGACTACTCCACTACAAGAGATTCTTTACTCAAAGCAGCCAATCTTGCCTATGCAGTCAATAACAAGCTTGGTGAAATTGAAGCTCTAACAACACTTGTAGCACTGGCAAACTACTATAATAATGAGAAGGAAAAATACTATTATCTAGAGTTGGCGGAAAACAAAATGACAAATTATCATTTACCAAGTTATCACTTTGCCAAGATTTCTTATCGCTATTCCACTTTCGCTAAAGTATTTTCGGAAAAAGAGCCTCATCTAAACCATGTACTTAAGCTGTCTGAGATAACTCCAGAACATTGGATTGCACAAAAAAGTAGAAGACAATTAATGGAATATTACACTAGTCACAAACATCTCGATAAAGCTCAGACGTTAATTGATAGTATTAAAGTTGATAATGGCAATAACTCATACCTAAAAGCATTGATGGCAATAGCTAAAAAACACGAACATGAAATAGAAGAGTATGGGCAACGTTCTTTTGAGCAAGCACAACTGGCAGGAGACCGAACACTCAGCTTGGCTAGTGCAAAACTGCTATGCAATCAAGAAATAAACTGTGACTTTTATTCCCAGTATATAAATGAAAACACTAATGTGTATTAG
- a CDS encoding relaxase/mobilization nuclease domain-containing protein produces the protein MILQGNQRGGATDLANHLLKDENDHVTVHELRGFVANDLHGALREAYAVSKATKAKQFMFSLSLNPPPEAKVSTASFEEAIKRVEDKLGLTGQPRAIIFHEKQGRRHCHTVWSRTDIKHKRAIQLSHTKTKLMEISRDLYIQHGWQMPKGMINKQERDPHNFTLAQWQQAKRIGKNPKEIKQALQDSWASSDSRDSFAHALKERGYTLAKGDRRGYVAINQHCEIFAIAKKWIGVTTKDIKAKLKDTDNLPSVDEAKTDISEYMQMQLTKLKSEHEHAIEKRKTAIEAKRQEMVMQHKGQRDHLEKIQQERLEKERAIRQSRYRTGLRGLMDRVTGKYKTITRNNEQDILQALERDRKEKDDLIFNHLEQRRQLDQRHERLHKFTQQKQQELTNDITTFNDIAKNKQDDLSFRKQQRLHRTPKMEW, from the coding sequence ATGATCCTGCAAGGTAATCAACGCGGCGGCGCTACGGATTTAGCCAATCATTTACTGAAAGACGAAAATGACCATGTCACCGTGCATGAACTGCGCGGCTTTGTTGCTAATGATTTACATGGCGCGTTGCGCGAAGCTTACGCCGTCAGCAAAGCCACCAAAGCCAAGCAGTTTATGTTCTCGCTTAGCCTTAACCCGCCGCCAGAGGCTAAAGTCTCTACAGCCAGTTTTGAAGAGGCGATTAAGCGGGTTGAGGATAAACTTGGCCTGACAGGACAGCCCCGCGCTATTATCTTTCATGAAAAGCAAGGCCGCCGCCATTGTCACACTGTTTGGTCGCGCACCGATATCAAACATAAACGCGCAATACAGCTTTCCCATACCAAAACAAAGCTCATGGAGATATCAAGGGATTTATATATCCAGCATGGCTGGCAAATGCCAAAAGGCATGATCAATAAGCAAGAGCGCGATCCGCATAATTTTACGCTGGCGCAATGGCAGCAAGCTAAGAGGATTGGTAAAAACCCCAAAGAGATTAAGCAAGCGCTGCAAGATAGCTGGGCAAGCAGTGACAGCCGCGACAGTTTCGCCCATGCGCTAAAAGAACGCGGCTACACATTAGCCAAAGGGGACAGACGCGGCTATGTCGCCATCAATCAGCACTGTGAAATCTTTGCCATTGCTAAGAAATGGATCGGCGTAACCACAAAGGATATTAAAGCCAAGCTGAAAGATACTGACAATTTACCAAGCGTTGATGAAGCCAAAACTGATATTAGCGAATACATGCAAATGCAGCTTACTAAGCTAAAGAGCGAACATGAACACGCCATAGAAAAGCGCAAGACAGCTATAGAAGCCAAACGCCAGGAGATGGTCATGCAACATAAAGGGCAGCGCGACCATCTGGAGAAAATACAGCAAGAGCGACTGGAAAAAGAACGTGCGATCAGACAAAGCCGCTACCGCACAGGTTTACGCGGCCTGATGGATCGCGTAACAGGTAAATACAAAACCATCACCCGCAACAATGAGCAAGATATCTTACAAGCGCTAGAGCGTGACCGCAAAGAAAAAGATGATCTTATCTTCAACCACCTTGAACAACGCAGACAGCTAGATCAGCGCCATGAACGCTTGCACAAGTTCACCCAGCAAAAACAACAGGAACTCACAAACGATATCACCACCTTTAATGACATCGCCAAAAACAAACAAGATGATCTGAGTTTTAGAAAACAACAACGGCTACACCGCACCCCTAAAATGGAGTGGTAG
- a CDS encoding type II toxin-antitoxin system ParD family antitoxin has protein sequence MARNTSVSLGDHFESFVDERVKAGRYASASDAVRAGLRLLEQEEAKLDLLRQTLATGEKQLDQGQGIDGEAFMTDLIG, from the coding sequence ATGGCTAGAAATACTAGCGTTTCACTTGGTGATCACTTTGAAAGTTTTGTTGATGAACGTGTCAAAGCTGGTCGCTATGCGTCTGCAAGCGATGCGGTTCGCGCTGGCTTGAGGCTGCTTGAGCAAGAAGAAGCCAAGCTTGATTTACTGCGCCAAACACTGGCAACGGGCGAAAAGCAGCTTGATCAAGGGCAAGGCATAGACGGTGAAGCATTTATGACTGATTTGATTGGTTAA
- a CDS encoding type II toxin-antitoxin system RelE/ParE family toxin, whose product MPTYILSPQAQNSLKQISHYTRENFGEQQRKSYLKKLHTKMRAAAKEPHKGKDRSDIKAGYFSIKAEKHMIYYRIRGMHIDIIDVLHQSMEPTLHI is encoded by the coding sequence ATGCCGACCTATATTCTCTCTCCCCAAGCGCAAAACAGCCTAAAACAAATCAGTCATTACACACGTGAAAATTTTGGTGAACAGCAAAGGAAATCATATCTTAAAAAGCTGCATACCAAGATGCGCGCTGCTGCAAAAGAGCCCCACAAAGGCAAAGACCGAAGCGATATAAAGGCCGGCTATTTCAGTATCAAAGCTGAAAAGCACATGATTTATTACCGCATACGCGGCATGCATATTGATATTATTGATGTGCTGCACCAGTCTATGGAACCCACGCTGCATATCTAA
- a CDS encoding helix-turn-helix domain-containing protein, translating to MKSKKGSVNDRDKHIARKVREARIQRGLSQKALAKQLGITYQQLYKYEHAQNRISASRLEALANALNMPVVDFYAPYKADTNQQNDASLKPHEQKLIQTLRTINNPTISKSLNKLLTACLKAQ from the coding sequence ATGAAGAGCAAGAAAGGCAGCGTCAATGACCGTGATAAACACATCGCTAGAAAAGTGCGTGAGGCACGCATCCAGCGCGGTCTGTCTCAAAAAGCATTAGCAAAACAACTAGGGATTACCTATCAGCAGCTATATAAATATGAGCACGCCCAAAATCGCATTTCCGCTTCCCGCCTTGAAGCGCTCGCAAACGCACTGAATATGCCCGTGGTTGATTTTTATGCACCATATAAGGCAGATACTAACCAACAAAATGACGCATCCCTCAAACCACACGAACAAAAACTCATACAAACCCTAAGAACCATCAACAACCCAACCATCAGCAAATCCCTGAATAAACTACTAACCGCTTGCCTTAAGGCGCAGTAA
- a CDS encoding tyrosine-type recombinase/integrase: MRKSKNSNHPAKGASIKVEPIRTLEDIERIKTMLQGQPRNLCLFTLGINTAYRAGELLSLRIADVIDLRPGAVLDLKQSKNKEYRQTVMNKTVYHAIQNWLQQHPKQNDLNAPLFLSQRKNKSLTVAAVNLLMKSWCYEIGLIGNYGSHSLRKTWGYHQRVTQGQSLTLISRALGHATEADTLRYLGLLPDEVGALYLNMEL; this comes from the coding sequence ATGCGTAAGAGCAAGAATTCTAATCATCCTGCCAAGGGTGCATCGATCAAGGTCGAGCCGATACGCACGTTAGAGGATATTGAAAGGATCAAAACCATGTTACAGGGACAGCCAAGGAATTTATGTTTATTCACACTGGGGATTAATACGGCTTATCGTGCGGGTGAGCTTTTATCCCTACGCATTGCCGATGTTATAGATTTACGTCCTGGCGCTGTTCTTGATCTTAAACAATCGAAAAATAAAGAATACCGCCAAACCGTGATGAATAAGACGGTTTATCACGCCATACAAAACTGGTTACAGCAGCATCCCAAACAAAATGATTTAAACGCACCGCTGTTTCTATCACAGCGTAAAAACAAATCACTGACAGTAGCCGCTGTTAATTTATTAATGAAAAGCTGGTGTTATGAGATTGGATTGATCGGAAATTACGGCTCGCATTCTTTGCGCAAAACTTGGGGCTATCACCAAAGAGTAACGCAAGGCCAATCGCTGACATTAATCTCGCGTGCACTTGGTCATGCCACCGAAGCCGACACGCTGCGCTATCTTGGACTGCTGCCTGATGAAGTTGGCGCTTTGTATCTCAACATGGAGCTTTAG